A window of Triplophysa dalaica isolate WHDGS20190420 chromosome 7, ASM1584641v1, whole genome shotgun sequence contains these coding sequences:
- the LOC130426792 gene encoding 5-hydroxytryptamine receptor 3A-like isoform X1, with protein sequence MENLKLTDDNFQMKSIRPVYDSKTPTDVYVDLFVTSITDVNEKAQSISTQVIFEALWNNEFIEWKQEDFCQTSKISLKKDTIWIPDIVIAESIKTEFANVENPYVKMNSDGSVYMYETLTLSSACKMDLINFPFDVQTCNLTIHSPMHSSDELTLNPWSDSLFLTSSSQNAFQTQGEWELLSINTSISHVSSLGYYEDQLIYKITLKRRPLLYVITFISPVFCFLVLDLASYFIDAGGGEKLSFKVTLLLSMSVLLLILNDKLPSTANEVPWIGVYCSLIFILIGISILETILVNFLMARGEQILRSQAPIDSTSAVTDAVMNSDENPAERRCLYWTRAARIVDIIAVILYIITIMVFLPIMYYAWFMASVT encoded by the exons ATGGAAAATCTTAAATTGACCGATGATAACTTTCAGATGAAGTCCATAAGACCTGTGTATGACTCAAAAACCCCTACCGATGTTTATGTGGACCTGTTTGTGACCTCCATCACAGATGTG AATGAAAAAGCCCAAAGTATTTCAACACAGGTGATATTTGAAGCT CTTTGGAATAATGAATTCATAGAGTGGAAACAAGAGGATTTTTGCCAGACCTCTAAGATTTCATTGAAAAAAGATACGATTTGGATTCCAGACATTGTCATCGCTGAAAG CATCAAGACAGAGTTTGCAAATGTGGAAAATCCATACGTGAAGATGAATTCTGATGGTTCGGTGTACATGTATGAAACTCTAACTCTGAGCAGCGCTTGTAAGATGGACTTGATCAATTTTCCCTTTGATGTCCAAACCTGCAATCTGACCATTCATTCTCCAATGCATTCAA GTGATGAGCTTACACTCAATCCATGGTCTGATTCATTGTTCCTGACATCCAGCTCCCAGAACGCCTTTCAAACTCAGGGCGAATGGGAACTGCTCAGTATAAACACATCTATATCCCATGTGAGTTCTCTGGGATACTACGAGGATCAGCTGATATATAAG ATCACCCTGAAAAGGAGACCTCTACTGTACGTCATCACCTTCATATCACCTGTGTTTTGCTTTCTTGTGTTGGATTTGGCCTCTTACTTCATCGATGCGGGCGGAGGAGAGAAGCTGAGCTTTAAAGTCACTTTGCTGCTGTCCATGTCTGTGTTGTTGCTCATTCTTAATGACAAGCTGCCATCTACCGCCAATGAAGTCCCATGGATTG GGGTCTATTGCAGTTTGATTTTCATTCTCATTGGCATCAGCATTCTAGAGACCATCCTTGTGAATTTTTTAATGGCTAGAGGAGAGCAGATTCTGAGATCACAAGCACCCATAGATTCCACATCTGCTGTCACTG ATGCTGTTATGAACTCTGATGAGAACCCAGCGGAGAGAAGATGTCTGTACTGGACCAGAGCGGCCCGGATAGTCGATATTATTGCCGTGATTCTTTACATTATCACCATTATGGTGTTTCTACCAATCATGTATTATGCTTGGTTCATGGCATCAGTGACATAA
- the LOC130426792 gene encoding 5-hydroxytryptamine receptor 3A-like isoform X2: MKSIRPVYDSKTPTDVYVDLFVTSITDVNEKAQSISTQVIFEALWNNEFIEWKQEDFCQTSKISLKKDTIWIPDIVIAESIKTEFANVENPYVKMNSDGSVYMYETLTLSSACKMDLINFPFDVQTCNLTIHSPMHSSDELTLNPWSDSLFLTSSSQNAFQTQGEWELLSINTSISHVSSLGYYEDQLIYKITLKRRPLLYVITFISPVFCFLVLDLASYFIDAGGGEKLSFKVTLLLSMSVLLLILNDKLPSTANEVPWIGVYCSLIFILIGISILETILVNFLMARGEQILRSQAPIDSTSAVTDAVMNSDENPAERRCLYWTRAARIVDIIAVILYIITIMVFLPIMYYAWFMASVT, from the exons ATGAAGTCCATAAGACCTGTGTATGACTCAAAAACCCCTACCGATGTTTATGTGGACCTGTTTGTGACCTCCATCACAGATGTG AATGAAAAAGCCCAAAGTATTTCAACACAGGTGATATTTGAAGCT CTTTGGAATAATGAATTCATAGAGTGGAAACAAGAGGATTTTTGCCAGACCTCTAAGATTTCATTGAAAAAAGATACGATTTGGATTCCAGACATTGTCATCGCTGAAAG CATCAAGACAGAGTTTGCAAATGTGGAAAATCCATACGTGAAGATGAATTCTGATGGTTCGGTGTACATGTATGAAACTCTAACTCTGAGCAGCGCTTGTAAGATGGACTTGATCAATTTTCCCTTTGATGTCCAAACCTGCAATCTGACCATTCATTCTCCAATGCATTCAA GTGATGAGCTTACACTCAATCCATGGTCTGATTCATTGTTCCTGACATCCAGCTCCCAGAACGCCTTTCAAACTCAGGGCGAATGGGAACTGCTCAGTATAAACACATCTATATCCCATGTGAGTTCTCTGGGATACTACGAGGATCAGCTGATATATAAG ATCACCCTGAAAAGGAGACCTCTACTGTACGTCATCACCTTCATATCACCTGTGTTTTGCTTTCTTGTGTTGGATTTGGCCTCTTACTTCATCGATGCGGGCGGAGGAGAGAAGCTGAGCTTTAAAGTCACTTTGCTGCTGTCCATGTCTGTGTTGTTGCTCATTCTTAATGACAAGCTGCCATCTACCGCCAATGAAGTCCCATGGATTG GGGTCTATTGCAGTTTGATTTTCATTCTCATTGGCATCAGCATTCTAGAGACCATCCTTGTGAATTTTTTAATGGCTAGAGGAGAGCAGATTCTGAGATCACAAGCACCCATAGATTCCACATCTGCTGTCACTG ATGCTGTTATGAACTCTGATGAGAACCCAGCGGAGAGAAGATGTCTGTACTGGACCAGAGCGGCCCGGATAGTCGATATTATTGCCGTGATTCTTTACATTATCACCATTATGGTGTTTCTACCAATCATGTATTATGCTTGGTTCATGGCATCAGTGACATAA
- the LOC130426474 gene encoding LOW QUALITY PROTEIN: ankyrin repeat and SAM domain-containing protein 4B-like (The sequence of the model RefSeq protein was modified relative to this genomic sequence to represent the inferred CDS: inserted 2 bases in 2 codons; substituted 1 base at 1 genomic stop codon): protein MSSRGDPDKSDIWGNXRLHHTAANSHMQILSFLVKFGANLFLLDNDFHTPMEVAASRDHMDSVRFXDGAASKQTNQNAKKLVRLKEQANKDAERRVKQCEGLKKKHQNKKDKMYRDSVCEASLASSTTGTMDSANREQFSKLIAADTNGSVKTTIKGTLQRKFGKKDKETVSRQRDGNVXDVSIEQNKNYEDEEDDFENEEEGASQLKSIFERPGLGPVFSREQLDLDALMLCSDNDLKSIRIQLGPRKKILEEVARRKAVLESSDVVKDTFL from the exons ATGTCCTCTAGGGGTGATCCAGACAAGAGTGACATCTGGGGGAACTGACGCCTACATCACACAGCCGCCAACAGTCACATGCAGATCCTCAGCTTCTTGGTAAAGTTCGGCGCTAATCTCTTCCTTCTGGACAATGATTTCCACACTCCGATGGAGGTCGCCGCCTCTAGAGACCACATGGACAGTGTCCGTT TAGATGGTGCCGCATCCAAACAGACGAACCAGAATGCCAAAAAGTTAGTGCGTCTGAAGGAGCAGGCCAACAAAGATGCGGAGCGCAGGGTGAAGCAGTGCGAAGGTTTAAAGAAGAAACACCAGAACAAGAAGGATAAGATGTACCGCGACTCCGTCTGTGAAGCCAGTTTAGCCTCTTCAACCACAGGTACCATGGACAGCGCGAACAGAGAACAGTTCTCCAAACTCATTGCGGCAGACACCAATGGCTCTGTCAAAACAACAATCAAGGGAACCCTCCAACGCAAGTTTGGGAAAAAAGACAAGGAGACCGTGAGCAGACAGAGAGATGGCAATG ATGACGTCTCCatagagcaaaataaaaattatgaggatgaagaggatgattttgaaaatgaagaagAGGGGGCAAGTCAGTTAAAGTCTATTTTCGAAAGGCCCGGTCTCGGTCCCGTGTTCAGCCGTGAGCAGCTGGATCTCGACGCTCTCATGCTCTGCTCAGATAATGATCTTAAGAGCATCCGCATCCAACTTGGCCCACGCAAAAAGATTTTGGAAGAAGTGGCTCGCAGGAAGGCAGTCCTGGAGAGTTCTGATGTTGTGAAGGACACtttcctttaa